A window of the Arachis duranensis cultivar V14167 chromosome 5, aradu.V14167.gnm2.J7QH, whole genome shotgun sequence genome harbors these coding sequences:
- the LOC107490922 gene encoding uncharacterized protein LOC107490922 — MSTHGRGRGRGRGRISTVTPGPAGNDPVDFMAALENMAAAMQATAEALGNQINQGNHGNNNDEDGPMTVATFLKVHPPTFRGTSNPTDADNWIQAMERALQAQQVPEEQWVEFGTYQLQGEAQYWWQGTRRILQPDGAVIPWEVFRTEFYKKYFPNSARNAKELELMQLKQGQMTVAEYTSRFEELCRFSRICQGAPDDFAEWKCIKYEGGLRSDILSFVAPMEIRVFSELGRNFAPRGQDFKRGDYTPQPHLGQNNFQRFSNNNSQGRGKGKQAQTPPNDLTCRRCGKYHPNTPCRAGLGVCYYCGETGHLSWNFPEKKKNKKAGKAQHQGRVFIMTADGAGTADTPIRGNHALIIEISDCLA; from the exons ATGTCGACTCACGGACGCGGTCGCGGCCGAGGTAGAGGTAGGATAAGCACTGTTACTCCTGGCCCGGCAGGGAATGATCCAGTAGACTTCATGGCTGCCCTGGAAAATATGGCTGCGGCTATGCAGGCGACAGCCGAGGCACTGGGTAATCAGATAAACCAGGGTAATCACGGAAACAATAATGATGAGGATGGTCCCATGACAGTTGCTACATTTCTGAAAGTTCACCCTCCGACCTTTAGGGGAACCTCAAATCCCACAGATGCAGATAATTGGATTCAAGCTATGGAACGGGCACTGCAGGCTCAGCAGGTTCCTGAGGAGCAATGGGTTGAGTTTGGAACTTATCAGTTGCAGGGTGAGGCTCAGTATTGGTGGCAGGGGACACGACGTATCCTGCAGCCAGATGGCGCTGTGATTCCTTGGGAGGTTTTCCGAACAGAGTTCTATAAGAAATACTTTCCTAATTCAGCCAGAAATGCCAAGGAACTTGAATTGATGCAGTTAAAGCAGGGACAGATGACTGTTGCTGAGTATACTAGCAGGTTTGAGGAGTTATGTCGCTTTTCTCGTATTTGTCAAGGTGCGCCTGATGATTTTGCTGAGTGGAAATGTATTAAGTATGAGGGAGGTCTTCGAAGTGATATTCTGAGCTTCGTTGCACCAATGGAGATCAGAGTGTTTTCAGAACTG GGAAGGAACTTCGCCCCTAGAGGACAAGATTTTAAGCGAGGCGATTACACCCCACAACCACATTTGGGTCAGAATAACTTCCAGAGATTCAGTAATAATAACAGCCAGGGAAGAGGCAAAGGAAAGCAAGCTCAGACCCCACCGAATGATTTAACTTGTAGGAGGTGTGGAAAGTACCACCCGAATACTCCGTGCAGGGCTGGTTTAGGTGTATGCTATTACTGTGGTGAAACTGGGCATTTGTCTTGGAATTTtccagaaaagaagaagaataaaaaagcTGGAAAGGCACAACATCAGGGACGCGTGTTCATTATGACAGCGGATGGTGCTGGAACTGCAGATACTCCGATTAGAGGTAATCACGCACTGATAATCGAAATTTCTGACTGCCTTGCGTAG